The following proteins come from a genomic window of Thiothrix winogradskyi:
- a CDS encoding site-specific DNA-methyltransferase, translating into MAVGIPKRLYPLQPRQTGENLPGGFRLEYAGKKHPVEILATPAGHYQTSREYCRGNNRLFHADNLGALAALAHDPALAGKIRLVYIDPPFATDSAFESRQQQHAYDDHLTGTTFVEALRERLILIHRLLADDGSLYLHLDSRMVFHMRLILDEIFGEQQFRNCITRKKCNPKNYTRKTYGTTADYILFYTKTDQYVWNRALEPWDEARILKEYPCSDEQGRRYKKVPVHAPGVRNGETGKLWRGMLPPPGKHWQYTPDKLDEMDARGEIYWSPTGNPRRKVYLENSAGIPVQDIWLDMKDAHNQNIQITGYPTEKNLAMLERIIEASSNPGDWVLDCYAGSGTTLAAAASLNRQWIGIDRSDEAIKTILHRFENGTKRMGDFVNTPAKTNTLPLFNASNTDFTLFVEKK; encoded by the coding sequence ATGGCTGTTGGTATTCCGAAACGCTTGTACCCACTGCAACCACGCCAAACGGGTGAAAACTTACCCGGTGGCTTTCGCCTCGAATACGCTGGAAAAAAACATCCCGTTGAGATTCTTGCGACACCCGCAGGCCATTATCAAACCAGCCGTGAGTATTGCAGGGGGAATAATCGCCTATTCCATGCTGACAATTTAGGGGCATTGGCAGCATTGGCTCATGACCCCGCACTGGCGGGAAAAATCCGTTTAGTGTATATCGACCCACCCTTTGCCACGGATTCGGCATTTGAATCACGCCAACAACAACACGCTTACGATGACCATCTAACAGGCACTACTTTTGTGGAAGCATTGCGTGAACGCCTGATTCTCATTCATCGCTTATTGGCAGATGATGGCTCATTGTACTTACATTTGGACAGTCGTATGGTCTTCCATATGCGCTTGATTCTGGATGAAATATTTGGCGAACAACAGTTCCGCAACTGCATTACCCGCAAAAAATGTAACCCTAAAAACTACACACGCAAAACCTACGGCACAACCGCCGATTACATTCTGTTCTATACCAAAACCGACCAGTATGTATGGAATCGTGCCTTAGAACCGTGGGATGAAGCCCGCATTCTCAAAGAATACCCGTGTAGCGATGAACAGGGACGGCGTTATAAAAAAGTCCCTGTTCACGCACCCGGTGTGCGCAACGGTGAAACCGGCAAATTATGGCGCGGCATGTTGCCGCCGCCCGGCAAGCACTGGCAATACACGCCCGATAAACTGGATGAAATGGATGCACGCGGTGAAATTTACTGGTCGCCAACAGGCAACCCACGCCGTAAAGTTTACTTAGAAAACAGTGCCGGTATCCCCGTGCAAGACATCTGGCTGGACATGAAAGATGCCCACAATCAGAATATCCAGATTACCGGTTATCCAACCGAAAAAAACCTTGCTATGCTGGAGCGGATTATTGAAGCATCCTCTAACCCCGGTGACTGGGTGCTCGATTGTTATGCCGGTTCTGGTACAACACTCGCTGCCGCTGCCAGCCTGAACCGGCAATGGATTGGCATTGACCGTAGCGATGAAGCCATCAAAACCATCTTGCACCGCTTCGAGAATGGCACAAAACGCATGGGAGACTTTGTGAATACACCAGCCAAAACCAATACATTGCCGCTATTCAATGCCAGCAATACCGACTTTACGCTTTTTGTGGAAAAGAAATAA
- the hisA gene encoding 1-(5-phosphoribosyl)-5-[(5-phosphoribosylamino)methylideneamino]imidazole-4-carboxamide isomerase, whose protein sequence is MLLIPAIDLKDGQCVRLRQGRMDDTTVFASNPVDVAQRWVDAGARRLHLVDLNGAFAGKPVNGDVVRAVAARFPNVPVQIGGGIRDAATVAAYLEAGVQYCIIGTKAVQEPQFVIDLCQQFPGHIIVGIDAKNGMVATDGWAEVSSVSAIELAKQFEQAGVSAIVYTDIARDGMMKGVNVEETAKLAASINIPVVASGGVTNMDDIKALCAVEDQGIMGAILGRSIYEGTIDLAAAQQYVDSNGNI, encoded by the coding sequence ATGCTACTGATTCCCGCAATTGATTTGAAAGACGGCCAATGCGTGCGCCTGCGCCAAGGCCGTATGGATGACACCACTGTGTTTGCCAGCAACCCCGTCGATGTTGCCCAACGTTGGGTGGATGCGGGCGCACGCCGTCTGCATTTGGTCGATTTAAACGGTGCATTTGCAGGCAAGCCGGTGAATGGCGACGTGGTGCGTGCAGTCGCAGCACGTTTCCCGAATGTGCCGGTGCAAATCGGCGGCGGCATTCGCGATGCAGCCACCGTAGCGGCGTATCTGGAAGCGGGCGTGCAATATTGCATTATCGGCACAAAAGCGGTGCAAGAACCGCAATTTGTTATCGACCTGTGCCAGCAATTTCCCGGTCACATTATCGTCGGGATTGATGCCAAAAACGGCATGGTCGCCACCGATGGCTGGGCAGAAGTGTCTTCCGTTTCCGCGATTGAGCTTGCCAAGCAATTTGAGCAAGCCGGTGTCAGCGCGATTGTTTACACCGACATTGCCCGCGATGGCATGATGAAAGGCGTGAACGTGGAAGAAACCGCGAAACTTGCCGCCAGTATTAATATTCCCGTCGTCGCCTCCGGCGGCGTGACCAATATGGACGACATTAAAGCCCTGTGCGCGGTGGAAGACCAAGGCATTATGGGTGCAATCCTCGGTCGGTCGATCTACGAAGGCACGATTGATCTGGCAGCAGCGCAACAATACGTCGATTCCAACGGAAACATCTGA